From a region of the Triticum aestivum cultivar Chinese Spring chromosome 7D, IWGSC CS RefSeq v2.1, whole genome shotgun sequence genome:
- the LOC123170163 gene encoding exocyst complex component EXO70A1-like, whose product MGRAGDLHQPGPPRRGRRDSLPQGDARVPHGLRAAMSCLMEEFLSLRVWDGSQLEGRSGLRFAVHKLSVSVAAARGASSSFAFLTGGSTASTVRTSTAELSSGTVDELYASGSQPAGPDVFSDGEFPDELALICPASLSVLHEISLRVIRAGYTKELLHTFADAPCEVLDRFLWILQIQMRCSREAETDESISYENVKWWTAEDMIQRWILATKLVGKALDAMQTQLHAQSNGAFDRFKNDYLMAMAKRRSYILLRFADGFTSTCSPEKLIYVLEMYEVLDRASPGLVLVLTGQQKELFSRQVEVVLAKP is encoded by the exons ATGGGACGCGCAGGCGACCTGCACCAACCAGGGCCTCCTCGCCGCGGTCGACGAGATAGTCTTCCTCAAGGAGATGCACGCGTTCCCCATGGCCTCCGTGCCGCCATGTCGTGCCTCATGGAGGAGTTCCTCAGCCTCAGGGTGTGGGACGGTTCCCAGCTCGAAGGCAGGAGCGGCCTCCGTTTCGCCGTCCACAAGCTCTCCGTTTCCGTGGCAGCGGCCCGTGGCGCGTCGTCGTCGTTCGCCTTCCTAACCGGCGGCAGCACGGCCAGCACGGTGAGAACCAGCACGGCCGAGTTGAGCTCCGGCACCGTCGATGAGCTGTACGCGTCCGGGAGCCAGCCGGCGGGGCCTGATGTCTTCTCGGACGGGGAGTTTCCGGATGAGCTCGCCCTGATCTGCCCGGCGAGCTTGTCTGTCCTCCATGAGATCTCACTGCGTGTCATCCGTGCCGGCTACacgaaggagcttctccacacgttCGCCGACGCTCCCTGCGAAGTTTTGGACAG GTTCTTGTGGATTCTCCAAATCCAAATGAGATGCTCTCGGGAGGCCGAGACTGACGAATCGATCAGTTACGAGAACGTCAAGTGGTGGACAGCGGAGGACATGATCCAGCGGTGGATCCTGGCGACCAAACTGGTGGGGAAGGCCCTCGACGCTATGCAAACGCAGCTCCACGCGCAGAGCAACGGCGCCTTCGACAGGTTCAAGAATGACTACCTCATGGCCATGGCGAAGCGGAGATCTTATATCCTGCTCAGATTCGCAGACGGGTTCACCAGCACGTGCTCGCCGGAGAAGCTCATATACGTCCTGGAAATGTATGAGGTCCTTGACAGAGCTTCCCCTGGGCTCGTGCTCGTGCTCACCGGGCAGCAGAAGGAGCTCTTCTCCCGGCAGGTCGAGGTGGTTCTCGCCAAGCCGTGA